TTATTTTGTCTATTGGTAAGATCGTAGATAAAATATAGTACACAAAAATTACGAAAATAATTATACCTAATGCGATACGGCCATCCATTAAATTATATAGTAATAAAGCTGGACTTGTAACGAAGACCGTACCAGTAAGTAATAATAATAAGATAGAGAAAATATTAACGAAATGCTTCATCACATTACCTAAAAATTTTCCTGCTAATTCAGGTAAGTGTGCCCCTTTGTTACGAATTGAAATCATACCAGTTAAATAGTCATGAACTGCACCAGCAAAAATACAGCCGACAACGATCCATATAAATGCAACCGGGCCATATAATGCACCCATAATCGGACCAAAAATAGGTCCTACACCGGCGATATTTAACAACTGTATTAACGAGTTAGACGATGTCTTCATCGGCAGATAGTCTACGTTATCACGTTGATTGTATGCAGGCGTTGGTCGGTCCTCTTTAGGGCCAAACATTTTATCAATATATTTTCCATATGTAAAATAACCAACGACAAGTAAGATAATCGATACAATAAAAGTAATCATTTAACAAATCCCCCTAATGTCATGATAATGTAAGCGTTTTCTTAATTTAACCATAACTTTTTCTTTATCACAATATGCCTAAGCATATTTCATGCTATTTTATATAAAAAAACTGTATTTTTATTAGCTTGAACGTGATGATTACGTAAGGATAATGTATGAGAATTTCATTTAATAACAAAAAAGCTTATCTCACATGTCGTGAAATAAGCTACTTAAAATCGTCTATATTATTTTATATTTAACGTCTGTTCTATCGTTTTATTTTTACCTGCGCCAGCTCCAAATATCATAATAGCAACTGCAGTAATTAATAATATGCTTAATGAAAGTATCCAATTGCCTGAAATATCATGTAAGATACCGAAGAACAATGGCCCTATTGCCGCAAATAAATAGCCGACCGACTGAGACATGCCTGATAGCTTAGCAGCAGTCGTACCTTGCTCTGCTCTTAAACTGAAAAATGTATTCACGAGACCGAAGGCTAACCCACTAGCAACACCAATTAGAATTGCCGCTAATAACGCCCAAGTGGGTTCAAACATCATAATGATAACACCAATAACGAACAATGCGCCCGTGCCGAATGTTAATGCATATTGAGACTTCATTTTGGTAGCGATAATTGGCGTTATAAATGTTAGTGGTATAATGGCCAATTGTAAGATTGATAAATATAGACCTGCCTTATCAAGTGAGAATCCTTGGCTTTTTAAATATTCAGGTAACCAGTTAACTAACGAGTAGAATAATAATGATTGTCCACCCATAACGAGCGTAATTTGCCAAGATAAAGGTGATTTCCATACATTTACATCTGTTGAAGCAACTTGTGATGTTTCTTCTGGTTTATTTTTTAATTGAAATGCCCAAACAATCAATGCTATTAATGTAACTATGCTAATGAAGCCTATAGCTATATTATAGTGGAAATGCTTTACAAGGGGCGCAGTCGTATAAGTCGACGCACTTCCAAAAACGTTCATAACTACTGTATAATAACCCGTCATAATTCCGATACGTAATGGGAACTTAGCTTTAATAAAGGCCGGTGCCAAAACATTACCAAATGCGATACCAATGCCTAGCAATACCGTGCCGATATACAACCATGAAACATGCGTAATTGATCTAACAACGACGCCGATAAAGATTAGAATCAACGCGATGAATATCGTCTTCTCTAATCCTAAATGGCGACTCGTTTTAGCCGCAAATAATGAAATGACGGAAAACGCTAATAACGGTACAATAGTAATAAAGCTGACTGCCGTATTAGATAACATCAATTCATCTTTTATATGGGGTAATGCTATGCCTATTGACGTAATAGGCGCCCTTAAATTAGCTGCTACAAGTAATATACCTATAAATAACAACCAATTCATTTTAGTGTGAGTTGTGTCTTGTTTCATAAAAAATCCTCCTAGTAGTTCAAAAACAACACACTAAATGGTACAATATGTTCGATATAAAGTAAAGGAATGATTTTTATGAGTAATATACAAAACGTTATCGCATGTAATTTAATGACTTATCGCAAGAAGAATCAACTGAGTTTAGATAAAATGTCTAAGCTCACAAATGTGAGCAAAAACATGTTAAGTCAAATTGAAAGAGGCGAATCTAACCCAACCATTACAACTTTGTGGAAAATTGCTAACGGGTTGCATTTATCGTTGTCAGAATTAACAACACAACAACAAGATAATGTTAACTTTATTGATAGCACGGATATTTTGTCGATTAAAGATGATAATGTCGTAGTATATCCCTATTTTCCATATGATAAATCTAGACAGTTTGAAATGTTTAAAATGGAAATCCAACCCGGTTGCGAATCGTCTTCGGAAGGGCATCATCTAAACTCTGAAGAATTCATTATTGTAAACAAAGGCGTGTTAACAATTAACGTAAATGACGAAATTTATAATATTGATGAAACACAGGCGCTACGTTTTAATAGTGATATCGCCCATACTTATCAAAATAATACCGATGACTTAATCACCTTTACTGCAACAATTTATTATCAATAACTATAATAAGCACCCTTTCAACTATGAAATAGGTGCTTATTTGCTAGTCACATAAAAATGGTTGATTAGCATATTCTGCAACTAATCAACCACTTTATTGTTTATATTAAAAATTATTCTTTAAGGTTTGCTAATGTTTCAATAATATCTTCAGAAGCTACTAAACCACGTAATTTAGCCCATTCGTCTCTGTTTACAAAGTGAACTCTATTATTTTTCACAGCATCAATGTCGTCCCATTGATTACTATTTTGAAGTTTATTTAAGTCATCGTCATCACTATCTTCAACCATTACAATTAATCTTTCTGGATTAACTTCGGCTAATTGTTCGTATGACATTTCTAAATAGTCCGCTTCTCTATATGCAGGCAATTTATCTGCAATTTTTTCATTAAGTGCATTTTCAAAACCTAATTTGCCTAAAAATTCACCGACATACGTTTTTGCTGAATGCGCAGTTACACCTTGTTCAGATACTACGGCAGCTAACGTTTTTTTGTTCTTATCGATAGAAATTTGATTATTATAGTTATTAACTAAATCTTTATGGCTGTCTAAACGTTCTTTCGCTTCTTTAGATTTAGAAACAGCAGTACCTATACGTTGGAAGACTTCTAACGTTTCTTGATAACCTGCGTCAAAACTACTAAATAAAATCGTAGGTGCAATTTCACTTAATTCATCATATATATCTTTATGACGATCAGCATCTCCGATAATTACTTGTGGAGCTGCAGAACGAATTGATTCAAAGTCTGGATCGATACGTGTACCAACTGAAACATAGTCACCAACTTCTTCTTTGATTGGTGATATTAAGTTCGTACTGTCATTATCATCAGCAATACCTTTAACGTCTATATCTAAAGCAACTAATGCGTCAACGAATGAAAATTCTAAAGCGACTGCTGAATTAATATTCTCTGGTAATTCAGTAGTTCCTGCATCATGCTTAAATTCAAAAGTCATTGTATTACCTCCTTAGATTGCTTGCAATATTATTATTCCACGATGTGCGTAAATCAAACATAGGGGAAGGTTATAAAATACTGTTGAACTGCATGTTTTAACGTTTGTTATTCGTTAGCTTTTAGAAAAGTATAATTAAAACGTTACATAAACGTACAACACTTTCACATTAATATCTGAAACTATTGAAAATCTAGAACGTGAAAATATAAAAACTAAGGTCATTTTAATTTAAATAATTAAATTGAACATTACCTTTAATAGTGAAGTGTTTTATTAGTAATGTTATTATTACAAGACTTAAAGCAACACCAATATTGTTAAATTCACATTAACTAGATGGAGATGTTTAAATGATTAATGAAAAAGCCCTTGTATTAGGCGGAGGCGGTATTACAGGTATAGCGTGGGAATCTGGTGTTTTGGCTGGATTAATTGATTCTGGCATTCTAGTGAACCATGCAGATAAGATACTAGGAAGTTCAGCAGGATCTTACGTCGGTTCAATTTTAGCAAATGGACAAAATATGAAGACTTATTATGAACAACTCGCAAAT
The Staphylococcus kloosii genome window above contains:
- a CDS encoding CynX/NimT family MFS transporter encodes the protein MKQDTTHTKMNWLLFIGILLVAANLRAPITSIGIALPHIKDELMLSNTAVSFITIVPLLAFSVISLFAAKTSRHLGLEKTIFIALILIFIGVVVRSITHVSWLYIGTVLLGIGIAFGNVLAPAFIKAKFPLRIGIMTGYYTVVMNVFGSASTYTTAPLVKHFHYNIAIGFISIVTLIALIVWAFQLKNKPEETSQVASTDVNVWKSPLSWQITLVMGGQSLLFYSLVNWLPEYLKSQGFSLDKAGLYLSILQLAIIPLTFITPIIATKMKSQYALTFGTGALFVIGVIIMMFEPTWALLAAILIGVASGLAFGLVNTFFSLRAEQGTTAAKLSGMSQSVGYLFAAIGPLFFGILHDISGNWILSLSILLITAVAIMIFGAGAGKNKTIEQTLNIK
- a CDS encoding helix-turn-helix domain-containing protein, whose product is MSNIQNVIACNLMTYRKKNQLSLDKMSKLTNVSKNMLSQIERGESNPTITTLWKIANGLHLSLSELTTQQQDNVNFIDSTDILSIKDDNVVVYPYFPYDKSRQFEMFKMEIQPGCESSSEGHHLNSEEFIIVNKGVLTINVNDEIYNIDETQALRFNSDIAHTYQNNTDDLITFTATIYYQ
- a CDS encoding ABC transporter substrate-binding protein, translated to MTFEFKHDAGTTELPENINSAVALEFSFVDALVALDIDVKGIADDNDSTNLISPIKEEVGDYVSVGTRIDPDFESIRSAAPQVIIGDADRHKDIYDELSEIAPTILFSSFDAGYQETLEVFQRIGTAVSKSKEAKERLDSHKDLVNNYNNQISIDKNKKTLAAVVSEQGVTAHSAKTYVGEFLGKLGFENALNEKIADKLPAYREADYLEMSYEQLAEVNPERLIVMVEDSDDDDLNKLQNSNQWDDIDAVKNNRVHFVNRDEWAKLRGLVASEDIIETLANLKE